One stretch of Prunus persica cultivar Lovell chromosome G1, Prunus_persica_NCBIv2, whole genome shotgun sequence DNA includes these proteins:
- the LOC18788437 gene encoding protein SIEVE ELEMENT OCCLUSION C, translated as MDLIGSDTLPNSVSSLSQEVLIKKLLLSHDPDGRHLDSELLLCAVEDIMLCTSTSQVLDAIEKTHVCKMEFGSQEPLGQTFCKISHEILCKCCDEGSLHARTMFLFDLLGNYKWGAKVALVLTSFVASYGELRLLMQQYSSSPLAISVAMLKKLPADSSPLKPRFKALSLLVNAIVDVTKCIIKFEKLPLSHVELDDETKAVTKSQIYIAVYWIIRGILICSSQITDPTAMKSEQYSDSTIIASWELLSLVYQLRSIYSDLRQQVEVCHQQTETKLYQKLLDIFKETQVDNQEVLRLLFALRDDLPLKDCSSQAKLGVSDLKNKVVILMISKPELLSIEGSLFLVQQTHNHPHKKNAEDSYRIVWVPIPVSNQWTDAEETIFEYLSNSLPWFSIRQPWLLNSAVVKFIKEAWNYKNEPVMVVLDSQGTVTNSNAIDLLFIWGPKAYPFSASREEELLQEQNWTLQFMMDEIDPLLTKWVEEGRNICIYGSDSIDWIVEFTAKMEIIKSAGVQLEMVYVGKRNSSQQDMRNISATVSYKKLSSALPPMKTHFFWLRLESIRRSKLRLRKPANSSDNVLDEASALLDADDNDKNWAVIGRGSDSMMQDIVRLEGPDLTECLNKFPKWGENVGELGFLGALRHALEPSVLPEPCGHFDVTLPGKEQGEGGVVCGKCKHPMKKFVVYK; from the exons ATGGATTTGATTGGAAGTGACACCTTGCCAAATTCCGTATCATCTTTATCACAAGAAGTTCTAATTAAGAAGCTACTCCTTAGCCACGATCCGGATGGCCGTCATCTTGATTCTGAGCTGTTGCTCTGTGCAGTGGAGGACATCATGCTTTGTACTAGCACATCCCAA GTTCTTGATGCCATTGAAAAAACCCATGTATGCAAGATGGAATTTGGATCACAAGAGCCTCTCGGACAGACCTTCTGTAAAATTTCGCACGAG ATACTTTGCAAGTGCTGCGATGAAGGAAGTCTACATGCAAGGacaatgtttttgtttgatttgcttGGAAATTATAAGTGGGGTGCCAAAGTGGCATTAGTACTTACATCTTTCGTAGCAAGTTATGGCGAACTTAGGCTCCTAATGCAGCAGTACTCTAGTAGCCCCTTGGCAATATCAGTCGCAATGCTCAAGAAATTGCCTGCTGATTCGAGTCCTTTAAAGCCTCGATTTAAGGCCTTGAGTTTGTTAGTCAATGCAATAGTGGATGTAACCAAGTGTATCATCAAGTTTGAGAAACTGCCGCTTTCACATGTGGAGCTGGATGATGAGACAAAGGCTGTTACAAAGTCTCAAATCTATATTGCTGTTTACTGGATCATTAGAGGCATCTTGATATGCTCTTCTCAAATCACAGATCCAACAGCCATGAAATCTGAGCAG TATTcagattcaacaataattGCATCATGGGAGCTCTTAAGTTTGGTGTATCAGCTGCGCAGCATTTACAGTGACCTCAGACAGCAGGTGGAAGTGTGCCATCAACAAACAG AGACAAAGCTATATCAGAAGCTGTTGGATATCTTCAAGGAGACCCAAGTGGACAACCAAGAGGTTCTTCGCTTGTTATTTGCCTTGAGGGATGACTTGCCACTCAAGGATTGCTCCTCACAAGCAAAG CTAGGTGTCTCTGATCTGAAGAACAAAGTAGTCATACTCATGATCTCAAAGCCAGAGCTTCTTTCAATAGAGGGATCACTCTTTCTGGTTCAGCAAACACATAATCATCCTCACAAAAAAAATGCAGAGGACAGTTATAGAATTGTATGGGTCCCCATTCCAGTTTCCAATCAATGGACTGATGCCGAAGAGACAATTTTTGAATACTTATCAAATTCTTTGCCTTGGTTCTCAATAAGGCAACCCTGGCTTCTTAACTCAGCAGTGGtgaaatttataaaagaaGCATGGAACTACAAAAACGAGCCGGTTATGGTTGTGTTGGATTCACAGGGGACTGTCACAAACTCAAATGCAATTGACTTGCTATTTATCTGGGGTCCAAAGGCATACCCTTTTTCAGCTTCAAGAGAAGAAGAACTTTTGCAAGAGCAGAATTGGACACTGCAATTTATGATGGATGAAATTGACCCCTTGCTGACTAAGTGG GTAGAAGAAGGCAGAAACATTTGCATCTATGGAAGTGACAGCATAGACTGGATAGTAGAATTCACTGCCAAGATGGAGATTATCAAAAGCGCAGGAGTGCAGCTTGAGATGGTGTATGTTGGCAAGAGGAACTCAAGCCAACAAGACATGAGGAACATTTCAGCCACAGTTAGCTATAAAAAACTAAGCAGTGCATTGCCTCCCATGAAAACACATTTCTTCTGGCTTCGTTTGGAAAGTATAAGAAGATCAAAACTCCGGCTAAGAAAGCCAGCGAATAGTTCTGACAATGTTCTAGATGAGGCGTCAGCACTGCTAGATGCTGATGACAATGACAAGAATTGGGCAGTAATAGGGAGAGGATCAGATTCCATGATGCAGGATATAGTAAGACTTGAAGGGCCGGATCTTACGGAATGCTTAAACAAGTTTCCAAAGTGGGGTGAAAATGTGGGAGAGTTGGGGTTCTTGGGTGCACTTAGACATGCCCTTGAACCATCTGTTCTTCCTGAGCCCTGTGGTCACTTTGATGTCACTCTCCCTGGTAAAGAACAAGGAGAAGGAGGGGTAGTTTGTGGCAAGTGTAAGCACCCTATGAAGAAGTTTGTTGTCTACAAATGA